A part of Mycolicibacterium sp. TUM20985 genomic DNA contains:
- a CDS encoding type 1 glutamine amidotransferase, with product MAKTVLFLYNDPSAPEAMLGDAFSECGYDVRTFEVVAAAREEDPAFDVTFPDPLSYDVVVPLGSRWGVNDELPWMASEAAMVRDAQAAGVPMLGVCFGGQLLAHALGGSVTRSPAPEIGWYAVESDRSDLVPGGPWFEWHFDRFTVPAGAVEIARNASASQAFVMGRTMGLQFHPEVDEGLLEMWLQGSGGHEIAEHGRTADELRAATTQELESATKRVHALVRAFVDTVAQA from the coding sequence GTGGCGAAGACCGTACTGTTCCTCTACAACGACCCGAGCGCTCCCGAGGCGATGCTCGGTGATGCCTTTAGTGAATGCGGTTACGACGTCCGGACTTTCGAGGTCGTCGCCGCAGCACGCGAAGAGGACCCCGCCTTCGACGTCACGTTTCCCGACCCGCTGTCCTATGACGTCGTCGTCCCCCTGGGGTCCCGCTGGGGCGTGAACGACGAGTTGCCCTGGATGGCGTCGGAGGCGGCGATGGTGCGCGATGCCCAGGCAGCCGGGGTGCCGATGCTGGGCGTGTGCTTCGGCGGCCAACTCCTCGCCCACGCTCTCGGCGGCTCGGTCACCCGGTCCCCCGCACCCGAAATTGGTTGGTACGCAGTCGAATCAGATCGAAGCGACCTCGTCCCCGGTGGTCCTTGGTTCGAATGGCACTTCGACCGGTTCACCGTGCCTGCGGGGGCGGTGGAGATCGCCAGGAATGCCAGCGCCTCTCAGGCCTTCGTCATGGGCCGGACGATGGGCCTGCAGTTTCACCCCGAGGTCGACGAAGGACTCCTGGAGATGTGGCTGCAGGGCAGCGGCGGGCACGAGATCGCCGAGCACGGGCGGACCGCCGACGAGTTGCGCGCCGCGACGACCCAGGAGCTGGAGAGCGCCACCAAACGCGTGCACGCCCTGGTCAGGGCCTTCGTGGACACGGTGGCTCAGGCCTGA
- a CDS encoding YggS family pyridoxal phosphate-dependent enzyme: MSTTRAAELGESLTALRARVAAAAVAAGRDVADVELLPVTKFFPVSDILELVDLGCSAFGESREQEASRKVAEVAAHLEGRDPTPTIRWHMIGTIQRKKARAVAGWAYAAHSVDGSALLTALDRASAEALADGRRAAPLRVYLQVSLDGDPDRGGVDVNRPDLVDELCAQADGAEGLDFVGLMAIPPLQADADDSFAFLERELARVQTSYQQRLGLSAGMSGDLETAVKHGSTCVRVGTALMGQRPLTSP; encoded by the coding sequence ATGAGCACTACCCGCGCTGCCGAACTCGGCGAATCCCTGACCGCGCTGCGAGCGCGAGTCGCCGCCGCGGCCGTGGCGGCGGGCCGCGATGTCGCCGATGTCGAACTGCTCCCGGTGACGAAGTTCTTTCCGGTCTCCGACATCCTCGAGCTGGTGGACCTCGGCTGCTCCGCGTTCGGTGAATCGCGCGAACAGGAGGCGTCGAGGAAGGTCGCGGAGGTGGCCGCGCATCTGGAGGGTCGCGACCCGACGCCGACGATCCGTTGGCACATGATCGGCACCATTCAGCGCAAGAAGGCGCGTGCGGTCGCCGGGTGGGCGTACGCGGCGCACTCGGTGGACGGCAGCGCGCTGCTCACCGCATTGGACCGGGCGTCCGCCGAGGCGCTGGCCGATGGCAGGCGAGCTGCACCCCTGCGCGTGTATCTCCAGGTGAGCCTCGACGGCGATCCCGACCGTGGCGGCGTCGACGTGAACCGGCCGGACCTCGTGGACGAACTGTGTGCCCAGGCCGACGGGGCCGAGGGCCTGGACTTCGTGGGCCTGATGGCCATCCCACCGTTGCAGGCCGACGCCGACGATTCCTTCGCGTTCCTGGAGCGTGAACTGGCCCGGGTACAGACGTCCTACCAGCAGCGACTGGGTCTCTCGGCGGGAATGTCGGGTGACCTCGAGACGGCGGTGAAACACGGCTCTACGTGTGTGCGTGTCGGTACCGCGCTAATGGGGCAGCGTCCTCTAACGTCACCCTGA
- the ftsZ gene encoding cell division protein FtsZ gives MTPPHNYLAVIKVVGIGGGGVNAVNRMIEQGLKGVEFIAINTDAQALLMSDADVKLDVGRDSTRGLGAGADPEVGRKAADDAKDDIEELLRGADMVFVTAGEGGGTGTGGAPVVATIARKLGALTVGVVTRPFSFEGKRRSNQAEAGIAALRESCDTLIVIPNDRLLQMGDAAVSLMDAFRSADEVLLNGVQGITDLITTPGLINVDFADVKGVMSGAGTALMGIGSARGDGRALKAAETAINSPLLEASMEGALGVLLSVAGGSDLGLFEINEAASLVQDAAHPEANIIFGTVIDDSLGDEVRVTVIAAGFDAAGPGRKPVVGAGVGPAVASGTSGRLRPPSAFDPDPASVPLHTNGATVSIGGGGDDDDDVDVPPFMRH, from the coding sequence ATGACACCCCCGCACAACTATCTCGCAGTAATAAAGGTGGTCGGCATCGGTGGCGGCGGCGTCAACGCCGTCAACCGGATGATCGAGCAAGGCCTCAAGGGCGTCGAGTTCATCGCCATCAACACCGACGCGCAGGCGCTGTTGATGAGTGATGCCGACGTCAAGCTCGACGTCGGACGGGATTCGACCCGCGGCCTCGGTGCAGGCGCCGACCCCGAAGTCGGCCGCAAGGCCGCCGACGACGCCAAGGACGACATCGAGGAGCTCCTCCGCGGCGCCGACATGGTCTTCGTCACCGCTGGCGAGGGCGGCGGCACCGGTACCGGCGGCGCGCCCGTCGTGGCGACGATCGCCAGGAAGCTCGGTGCCCTGACCGTTGGCGTGGTGACGCGTCCGTTCTCGTTCGAGGGCAAGCGCCGTTCCAACCAGGCCGAGGCTGGCATCGCCGCGCTGCGCGAGAGTTGCGACACGCTCATCGTGATCCCCAACGACCGGCTGCTCCAGATGGGCGACGCCGCCGTCTCGCTGATGGACGCCTTCCGCAGCGCCGACGAGGTGCTGCTCAACGGCGTCCAGGGCATCACCGACCTGATCACCACGCCCGGCCTCATCAACGTCGACTTCGCCGACGTCAAGGGTGTCATGTCCGGAGCGGGCACCGCGCTGATGGGCATCGGCTCGGCCCGCGGCGACGGGCGCGCCCTCAAGGCGGCGGAGACCGCGATCAACTCTCCGCTGCTCGAGGCGTCGATGGAAGGTGCTCTCGGCGTGCTGCTGTCGGTCGCCGGTGGCAGTGATCTCGGCCTCTTCGAGATCAACGAGGCGGCTTCGCTGGTGCAGGACGCCGCGCACCCTGAGGCCAATATCATCTTCGGCACCGTGATCGACGACTCGCTTGGTGACGAGGTGCGCGTGACGGTGATCGCCGCGGGCTTCGACGCCGCCGGCCCCGGCCGCAAGCCCGTCGTGGGAGCCGGCGTCGGTCCGGCCGTCGCGTCGGGTACCTCGGGCCGGCTGCGGCCGCCGTCGGCCTTCGATCCCGATCCGGCGAGCGTGCCGTTGCACACCAACGGCGCGACGGTCAGCATCGGTGGCGGCGGTGACGATGACGACGACGTCGACGTGCCACCCTTCATGCGTCACTGA
- a CDS encoding cell division protein SepF — translation MSTLHKVKAYFGMAPMDDYDDEYYDDDDRSSRAYPRRPREERFEDEGYARAAEGRGYDDRMERVGGREFEREMAAAPSGYRGGYLDDPTFRGRRDFERPRFNTLRGATHGAVAMEPRRMAELFEAGSPLAKITTLRPKDYSEARTIGERFRDGTPVIMDLVSMDNADAKRLVDFAAGLAFALRGSFDKVATKVFLLSPADVDVTADERRRIAEAGFYAYQ, via the coding sequence ATGAGCACACTGCATAAGGTCAAGGCCTACTTCGGTATGGCGCCGATGGACGATTACGACGACGAGTACTACGACGACGACGATCGCTCGTCGCGCGCCTACCCACGCCGGCCCCGCGAGGAGCGGTTCGAGGACGAGGGCTACGCGCGTGCCGCCGAGGGCCGCGGCTATGACGACCGCATGGAGCGCGTCGGCGGACGCGAGTTCGAACGCGAGATGGCTGCTGCCCCTTCGGGTTACCGCGGCGGCTATCTCGACGACCCCACCTTCCGCGGCAGGCGCGACTTCGAGCGCCCCCGCTTCAACACCTTGCGCGGGGCCACCCATGGCGCCGTGGCCATGGAGCCGCGCCGGATGGCGGAACTGTTCGAGGCGGGCAGCCCGCTGGCCAAGATCACCACCTTGCGTCCCAAGGATTACAGCGAGGCGCGCACGATCGGTGAGCGCTTCCGCGACGGCACCCCGGTGATCATGGATCTGGTGTCGATGGACAACGCCGACGCCAAGCGCCTCGTCGACTTCGCCGCCGGGTTGGCGTTCGCCCTGCGCGGATCGTTCGACAAGGTCGCGACCAAGGTCTTCCTGCTCTCGCCCGCCGACGTCGACGTCACCGCCGACGAGCGCCGCCGGATCGCCGAGGCGGGCTTCTACGCCTACCAGTGA
- a CDS encoding phosphoribosyltransferase yields the protein MEGFVNRTFRDRREAGRVLAARLVDSCAGGDVVVLGLARGGVPVAAEIASALDAALDVFVVRKLGVPQWPELAMGAIASGGGVVVNDRVIASLGIDDAQLQGVIATETAELARRESRYRGTAPPPLLTGRTVVLADDGIATGATMLAAVRAVRAAGPARVIVAVPVGPCSVDERLRQEADDVVIAVTPRDFHAVGQVYADFEQVGDDEVRAALRR from the coding sequence ATCGAGGGATTCGTCAACCGCACGTTCAGGGACCGCCGCGAAGCGGGCCGGGTACTCGCCGCGCGACTGGTCGACTCCTGCGCCGGCGGCGACGTCGTGGTGCTGGGCCTCGCGAGAGGGGGCGTCCCGGTGGCCGCCGAGATCGCCAGCGCACTGGACGCCGCGTTGGACGTCTTCGTCGTACGCAAGCTCGGCGTCCCGCAGTGGCCGGAGCTGGCGATGGGCGCGATCGCCAGCGGTGGCGGGGTCGTCGTCAACGATCGGGTGATCGCGAGTCTAGGGATCGACGACGCGCAGCTGCAGGGGGTCATCGCCACCGAGACAGCGGAACTCGCGCGTCGGGAGAGCAGATATCGAGGGACCGCACCGCCGCCCCTACTTACCGGCCGGACGGTGGTGCTCGCCGACGACGGGATCGCCACGGGTGCGACGATGCTCGCCGCGGTGCGGGCGGTGCGCGCAGCGGGCCCGGCGCGAGTGATCGTGGCGGTACCGGTCGGACCGTGCTCGGTCGACGAGCGGCTGCGCCAAGAGGCCGACGACGTCGTCATCGCGGTGACCCCCCGGGATTTCCACGCGGTGGGGCAGGTGTACGCCGACTTCGAACAGGTCGGCGACGACGAGGTACGGGCAGCGCTGCGACGCTAG
- the murG gene encoding undecaprenyldiphospho-muramoylpentapeptide beta-N-acetylglucosaminyltransferase, with translation MSKPSSGISVVLAGGGTAGHIEPAMAVADALVALDPGVRITALGTHRGLETRLVPERGYPLRLITPVPFPRKPSGDLARLPLRVRTAVRETRAILDDVAADVVIGFGGYVALPAYLAARGSAVRRRRVPVVVHEANASAGWANRVGARTARRVLSAVPAPGLRDVEVVGVPVRESITSLDRTALRAEARAHFGFADDDRVLLVFGGSQGAQSLNRAVAGAAKDLAAAGISVLHAHGPKNVLDLREPAPGDRPYVAVPYLSRMDLAYAAADLTICRSGAMTVAEVTAVGLPAVYVPLPIGNGEQRLNALPVVGAGGGLLVSDADLTPRFVAETVRDLLGDPHRLAAMTTAAALAGHPDAARRVAEIALQVAHDDRKRTR, from the coding sequence GTGAGCAAGCCGTCCTCCGGGATCTCCGTGGTCCTCGCCGGCGGTGGCACCGCGGGCCACATCGAGCCCGCGATGGCCGTCGCCGACGCACTCGTCGCGCTCGATCCCGGGGTCCGCATCACTGCGCTGGGCACCCATCGCGGTTTGGAGACGCGGCTGGTGCCCGAACGCGGGTATCCCCTGCGGCTCATCACGCCGGTGCCGTTCCCGCGCAAACCGTCCGGTGACCTGGCGCGGCTACCGCTGCGGGTCCGCACGGCCGTCCGCGAGACGCGGGCCATCCTCGACGACGTCGCAGCCGACGTGGTGATCGGGTTCGGGGGGTACGTCGCGCTGCCCGCCTACCTGGCGGCCCGCGGCAGCGCGGTGCGTCGGCGCCGGGTGCCCGTCGTCGTCCACGAGGCCAACGCCAGCGCGGGCTGGGCCAACCGAGTCGGGGCCCGCACCGCGCGTCGGGTGCTGTCCGCGGTCCCCGCTCCCGGTCTGCGCGACGTCGAGGTCGTCGGTGTGCCGGTCCGGGAGTCCATCACCTCACTGGACCGGACGGCGCTGCGGGCTGAGGCCCGCGCCCACTTCGGCTTCGCCGACGACGACCGGGTGCTGCTGGTGTTCGGCGGCTCCCAGGGTGCACAGTCCCTCAACCGCGCCGTCGCGGGAGCCGCGAAAGACCTTGCTGCTGCTGGCATTTCGGTCTTGCACGCGCACGGCCCCAAGAACGTCCTCGACCTTCGAGAGCCTGCCCCCGGTGACCGACCCTACGTCGCGGTGCCCTACCTCAGCCGGATGGATCTTGCCTATGCCGCGGCCGACCTGACGATCTGCCGGTCCGGCGCGATGACCGTCGCCGAGGTGACGGCGGTGGGCCTGCCTGCCGTGTACGTCCCGCTGCCGATCGGCAACGGCGAGCAGCGGCTCAACGCGTTACCCGTCGTCGGTGCGGGTGGCGGACTGTTGGTGTCCGATGCGGACCTGACACCTCGTTTCGTCGCGGAGACGGTCCGCGACCTGCTTGGGGATCCGCACCGGCTGGCGGCGATGACCACCGCGGCCGCTCTCGCCGGGCACCCGGATGCCGCGCGGCGGGTGGCCGAGATAGCCCTGCAAGTCGCGCACGACGACCGGAAGCGGACCCGATGA
- a CDS encoding TIGR01777 family oxidoreductase, producing the protein MGIEFESVVDHPLDDVFAWHTRPGAMPRLVPPWQPMTVVAETTSVANGRAVLGLPGGLRWVAQHEADAFDPPYRFVDELSSDGLRSWPPRIIGKWRHTHSFSAEGPEATRVHDRVEAPVPAAALRSTFIYRHRQLRDDLAVHREAAEAGTQPLTVAVTGASGLVGSALTALLTSGGHRVIRLARHDAHGPDERQWQPDAPAGDLLDGVDAVVHLAGASIAGRFTDAHRAAIRDSRIEPTRRLAEVAARGTGGPRTFVTASAIGYYGYDRGDELLDENGSRGDGFLADAVADWEAAATPAADAGLRVVAMRTGIVQAARGGTLKLMRPLFAAGLGGRLGSGRQWLSWIGIDDLIDTYYRALFDSRLTGPVNAVAPNPVRNVDYTKALARTVHRPAVVPVPSFGPRLLLGSQGARELAEADQRVTPAKLLALGHRFRQPEIGEALAHQLGHTQA; encoded by the coding sequence GTGGGCATCGAATTCGAAAGCGTCGTCGACCATCCCCTGGACGACGTGTTCGCCTGGCACACCCGTCCCGGCGCCATGCCGCGGCTGGTTCCGCCGTGGCAGCCCATGACGGTCGTGGCCGAGACGACGTCGGTGGCCAACGGGCGCGCGGTGCTCGGGCTACCCGGGGGACTGCGGTGGGTCGCCCAGCACGAGGCCGACGCCTTCGATCCGCCGTACCGATTCGTCGACGAGCTCTCCTCGGACGGGCTGAGGTCGTGGCCACCGCGGATCATCGGCAAGTGGCGCCACACCCATTCGTTCAGTGCGGAAGGGCCCGAGGCCACCCGCGTGCACGACCGTGTCGAGGCCCCCGTCCCCGCCGCGGCACTGCGATCGACGTTCATCTATCGGCACCGCCAGCTGCGCGACGATCTCGCCGTGCACCGCGAGGCCGCCGAGGCGGGAACCCAGCCGCTGACCGTCGCGGTCACTGGGGCGTCCGGCCTGGTCGGCTCGGCGTTGACGGCTCTGCTGACCTCCGGCGGTCACCGGGTCATCCGGCTAGCCCGCCACGATGCGCATGGCCCCGACGAGCGGCAGTGGCAGCCCGACGCCCCCGCCGGCGACCTGCTCGACGGGGTGGACGCCGTCGTCCATCTGGCCGGCGCGTCGATTGCGGGGCGCTTCACCGACGCGCATCGTGCGGCGATTCGGGATAGCCGCATCGAGCCCACCCGCAGGCTGGCGGAGGTCGCCGCACGCGGCACCGGCGGTCCCCGGACATTCGTGACCGCGTCGGCGATCGGCTACTACGGGTATGACCGTGGTGACGAGCTCCTCGACGAGAATGGTTCCCGTGGCGACGGTTTCCTGGCCGACGCGGTCGCCGACTGGGAGGCCGCGGCCACACCTGCGGCCGACGCCGGGCTGCGCGTCGTCGCCATGCGCACCGGAATCGTCCAGGCGGCCCGCGGCGGCACCCTCAAGTTGATGCGACCGCTGTTCGCCGCCGGGCTGGGTGGGCGGCTGGGCAGTGGCAGGCAGTGGCTGTCCTGGATCGGCATCGACGACCTGATCGACACGTACTACCGTGCGCTCTTCGACTCGCGACTCACCGGCCCCGTCAACGCGGTGGCCCCGAACCCGGTGCGCAACGTCGACTACACCAAGGCACTGGCGCGCACCGTGCACCGTCCGGCGGTGGTACCGGTGCCGTCGTTCGGTCCTCGACTACTGCTGGGCAGCCAGGGCGCGCGTGAGCTCGCCGAGGCCGACCAGCGCGTCACACCGGCCAAGCTGCTGGCGCTCGGTCACCGGTTCCGGCAACCCGAGATCGGCGAGGCGCTCGCCCACCAGCTGGGGCACACTCAGGCCTGA
- the murC gene encoding UDP-N-acetylmuramate--L-alanine ligase: MNTRELPPELRRVHMVGIGGAGMSGIARILLDRGGQVSGSDAKESRGVAALRARGAQVRIGHDASALDMLPGGPSVVVNTHAAIPKDNPELVEARRRGIPVILRPAVLASLMDGYTRVMVSGTHGKTTTTSMIIVALQGGGFDPSFAVGGDLGEAGTNAHHGSGECFVAEADESDGSLLEYSPDVAVVTNVEADHLDFFGTVAAYVAVFDEFVARLRPGGALIVCADDPGAAALGERATAGGVRVLRYGSADGSTNLAAALIDWNQQGTGSVSTVQLAGESHPRGMRLAVPGRHMALNALGALLAAVEAGADADTVLDGLAAFEGVRRRLESVGTAAGVRVFDVYAHHPTEVRVDLEALQAVAGDGRCIAVFQPHLYSRTQTFAREFGQALSLADEVFVLDVYAAREQPIAGVSGASVAEHVGVPVRYVPDFSAVAGLVASSARPGDVVVTMGAGDVTLLGREILAAVRS; the protein is encoded by the coding sequence ATGAACACGCGTGAGCTGCCCCCCGAGTTGCGGCGCGTGCACATGGTGGGCATCGGGGGAGCCGGCATGTCGGGCATAGCCCGCATCCTGCTCGACCGCGGCGGTCAGGTTTCGGGATCGGACGCCAAGGAGTCCCGCGGCGTTGCGGCGCTGCGGGCCCGCGGCGCCCAGGTCCGCATCGGGCACGACGCGTCAGCGCTCGACATGCTGCCCGGCGGGCCCAGTGTCGTCGTGAACACCCACGCCGCGATTCCGAAGGACAACCCGGAACTCGTCGAGGCCCGGCGGCGCGGCATCCCGGTTATCCTCCGGCCGGCGGTCCTTGCCAGCCTGATGGACGGCTACACCAGGGTGATGGTGTCCGGCACGCACGGCAAGACCACGACGACGTCGATGATCATCGTGGCGTTGCAGGGTGGCGGTTTCGATCCGTCGTTCGCGGTGGGCGGCGACCTGGGGGAGGCGGGGACCAACGCGCACCACGGCAGCGGCGAGTGCTTCGTCGCCGAGGCCGACGAGAGTGACGGTTCCCTGCTGGAATACAGCCCCGACGTCGCGGTGGTGACCAACGTCGAGGCCGATCACCTCGACTTCTTCGGCACCGTCGCGGCATACGTGGCGGTCTTCGACGAGTTCGTCGCTCGGCTTCGGCCGGGTGGTGCGTTGATCGTGTGCGCCGACGACCCGGGCGCCGCGGCGTTGGGCGAACGGGCGACGGCCGGCGGGGTCCGCGTGCTGCGTTACGGTAGCGCCGATGGATCCACGAATCTTGCTGCTGCCCTGATTGATTGGAACCAGCAGGGGACGGGCAGCGTATCGACCGTGCAGCTGGCGGGGGAGTCCCACCCCAGGGGTATGCGGTTGGCGGTGCCGGGCAGGCACATGGCGCTGAATGCACTGGGTGCATTGCTGGCGGCGGTCGAGGCGGGCGCCGACGCCGACACGGTGCTCGACGGTCTCGCCGCGTTCGAGGGCGTCCGACGGCGGCTCGAGTCCGTCGGCACGGCGGCGGGCGTGCGGGTGTTCGACGTCTACGCCCACCATCCCACCGAGGTGCGCGTCGATCTCGAGGCGCTGCAGGCGGTCGCCGGGGATGGTCGCTGCATCGCGGTCTTCCAACCGCACCTGTACTCGAGGACCCAGACCTTCGCCCGTGAGTTCGGGCAGGCGTTGAGCCTTGCCGACGAGGTCTTCGTACTCGACGTGTACGCGGCCCGTGAACAACCGATCGCGGGGGTCAGCGGAGCCAGCGTGGCCGAGCACGTCGGCGTTCCCGTCCGGTACGTCCCCGACTTCTCGGCCGTGGCCGGTCTGGTGGCGAGCTCCGCGCGCCCCGGGGACGTCGTGGTCACGATGGGTGCGGGCGACGTGACGTTGCTGGGCAGGGAGATCCTGGCGGCGGTGCGGTCGTGA
- a CDS encoding YggT family protein: MSLFFEILGFVLFAFWLLLIARVVVEFVRSFSREWRPRGFMVVVLEVIMSLTDPPVKLLRRIIPQLTIGAVRFDLSIMVLLLAAFIGMELAWSQ, from the coding sequence TTGTCGCTGTTCTTTGAGATCCTCGGCTTCGTGCTGTTCGCCTTTTGGCTGCTGCTGATCGCCCGGGTGGTCGTCGAGTTCGTTCGGTCCTTCAGCCGGGAGTGGCGCCCGAGGGGCTTCATGGTCGTGGTCCTCGAGGTCATCATGAGCTTGACAGATCCGCCGGTGAAACTGCTCCGGCGAATAATTCCCCAGCTCACGATAGGTGCGGTGCGCTTCGACCTGTCGATCATGGTGCTTCTGCTTGCCGCCTTCATCGGCATGGAGCTGGCCTGGAGTCAGTAG
- the pgeF gene encoding peptidoglycan editing factor PgeF encodes MTFRIRRVTTTRRGGASAPPFDTFNLGDHVGDDPAAVAANRARLATAVGLGEDRIVWMNQVHGDRIVDVDGPVAGAVDDTDGLVTATPGLALAVVTADCVPVLLSDARAGVVAAVHAGRVGAHKGVVVRAVEAMVARGAHVEDVSVLLGPAVSGRNYEVPDAMADDVEAALPGSRTTTARGTAGLDLRSGLARQLTALGVTAIDVDPRCTVEDPDLFSHRRAAPTGRLACLVWME; translated from the coding sequence GTGACGTTTCGCATCCGGCGTGTGACCACAACCCGTAGGGGCGGGGCCTCGGCGCCACCCTTCGACACGTTCAACCTCGGCGATCACGTCGGGGACGATCCAGCCGCAGTGGCCGCCAACCGCGCACGCCTCGCGACCGCCGTCGGCCTGGGTGAGGACCGCATCGTCTGGATGAACCAGGTGCACGGTGACCGTATCGTCGACGTCGACGGCCCCGTGGCTGGCGCAGTCGACGACACCGACGGTTTGGTCACGGCCACACCAGGTTTGGCCCTCGCGGTCGTCACCGCGGATTGCGTCCCGGTTCTGCTGTCCGATGCTCGGGCGGGCGTCGTCGCCGCCGTGCACGCGGGCCGGGTGGGCGCGCACAAGGGTGTGGTCGTGCGCGCGGTGGAGGCGATGGTGGCGCGCGGCGCGCACGTCGAGGATGTCTCCGTGCTGCTCGGGCCCGCCGTGAGTGGCCGCAACTACGAGGTGCCCGACGCAATGGCCGACGACGTCGAGGCGGCGCTACCCGGCAGCCGGACCACGACCGCGCGCGGGACCGCCGGCCTGGATCTGCGATCGGGGCTCGCCCGGCAGCTGACGGCGCTGGGCGTCACGGCGATCGACGTCGATCCACGCTGCACGGTCGAGGATCCCGATCTGTTCAGTCATCGTCGGGCCGCTCCCACCGGACGGCTGGCCTGCCTGGTGTGGATGGAATGA
- the wag31 gene encoding DivIVA-like cell division protein Wag31, whose amino-acid sequence MPLTPADVHNVAFSKPPIGKRGYNEDEVDAFLDLVENELTRLIEENADLRQRVSELDQDLAGARSGSEVQATQSIPQYQQPEPEPEPVAPPQPVYEAPPQPVAAAAPASEDSHIRAAKILGLAQDTADRLTDTAKAESDKLLADARAQADAMVSEARQTAETTVSEAKARADAMLSDAQNRSETQLRQAQEKADALQADAERKHSEIMGTINQQRTVLEGRLEQLRTFEREYRTRLKTYLESQLEELGQRGSAAPVDSTANNDGGGFNQFNRGNN is encoded by the coding sequence ATGCCGCTCACACCAGCCGACGTCCATAACGTCGCGTTCAGCAAGCCGCCCATCGGCAAGCGGGGCTACAACGAGGACGAAGTCGATGCGTTCCTCGACCTGGTTGAGAACGAACTGACTCGCCTCATCGAGGAGAACGCCGACCTCCGTCAGCGGGTATCCGAGCTCGATCAGGACCTCGCCGGCGCGCGGTCCGGCAGCGAAGTCCAAGCGACGCAGTCGATTCCGCAGTACCAGCAGCCCGAGCCGGAACCCGAGCCCGTCGCTCCGCCGCAGCCGGTCTACGAGGCGCCGCCGCAGCCCGTGGCCGCCGCTGCCCCCGCCAGCGAGGATTCGCACATCCGGGCGGCCAAGATCCTCGGCCTGGCCCAGGACACTGCGGACCGACTGACGGACACTGCCAAGGCCGAGTCCGACAAGCTCCTCGCGGATGCCCGCGCACAGGCCGACGCCATGGTCAGCGAGGCCCGTCAGACGGCCGAGACCACGGTCTCCGAAGCCAAGGCGCGCGCCGATGCGATGCTGTCCGACGCCCAGAACCGGTCCGAGACCCAGCTTCGGCAGGCGCAGGAGAAGGCCGACGCCCTCCAGGCGGACGCCGAGCGCAAGCACTCCGAGATCATGGGCACCATCAACCAGCAGCGCACCGTCCTCGAGGGTCGCCTCGAACAGCTGCGGACCTTCGAGCGTGAGTACCGGACCCGGCTCAAGACCTACCTGGAATCGCAGCTCGAAGAACTCGGCCAACGCGGCTCGGCGGCACCGGTTGACTCCACGGCCAACAATGATGGCGGCGGATTCAACCAGTTCAACCGGGGAAACAACTGA
- a CDS encoding cell division protein FtsQ/DivIB, with protein sequence MTGPNDTAEEPVAEEPVAEEPAAEDEAADSSYEGPRRRARREREERRAAQDRAVAIEQARREAKRRVTGRAADEPKPPARGLIRGLKALMWSALVSVIAVGVGLLLYFTPIMSARVTAITGLITLTPEEVQEAAAVPADTPLLQIDTDTVAERVATIRRVASVRVQREYPSTLRISVVERVPLVVKDYPDGSHLFDRDGVDFATAPPPPGLPYLDADTPGPTDLPTKAALDVLTSLRPEVAGQVSRIAAPSVASITLTLFDGRTVIWGTTERTDEKALKLGALLTQPGTTYDVSSPDLPTVK encoded by the coding sequence GTGACCGGTCCGAACGACACCGCCGAGGAACCGGTCGCCGAGGAACCGGTCGCCGAGGAGCCGGCGGCCGAGGACGAGGCCGCCGACTCCTCGTACGAGGGTCCCCGGCGGCGCGCCCGGCGGGAACGCGAGGAACGGCGCGCGGCGCAGGACCGCGCGGTGGCGATCGAGCAGGCCAGGCGCGAGGCCAAGCGACGGGTCACTGGCCGGGCGGCCGATGAGCCGAAACCCCCTGCACGCGGATTGATTCGCGGTCTCAAGGCGCTGATGTGGTCGGCGCTGGTCAGCGTGATCGCCGTCGGTGTCGGACTACTCCTGTACTTCACGCCGATCATGTCGGCGCGCGTCACGGCGATCACCGGTTTGATCACCCTCACACCGGAGGAGGTCCAGGAGGCGGCCGCGGTACCCGCCGACACGCCGCTCCTGCAGATCGACACCGACACGGTCGCCGAACGGGTGGCGACCATCCGGCGGGTGGCGAGTGTGCGGGTGCAGCGGGAGTACCCGTCGACGTTGAGGATCAGCGTCGTCGAACGGGTGCCGTTGGTGGTCAAGGACTATCCGGACGGCTCGCACCTCTTCGACCGCGATGGCGTGGACTTCGCCACCGCGCCTCCGCCGCCGGGCCTCCCGTACCTCGATGCCGACACGCCCGGGCCCACCGACCTGCCCACGAAGGCGGCGCTCGACGTGCTCACGTCCTTGCGGCCGGAGGTGGCGGGGCAGGTGAGCCGTATCGCCGCGCCGTCCGTCGCGTCCATCACGCTGACACTGTTCGACGGTCGCACGGTGATCTGGGGGACCACCGAGCGCACCGACGAGAAGGCGCTGAAGCTGGGCGCGTTGCTGACTCAGCCCGGCACCACCTACGACGTCTCCAGCCCGGATCTGCCGACCGTCAAGTAG